Proteins encoded within one genomic window of Streptomyces taklimakanensis:
- the aceE gene encoding pyruvate dehydrogenase (acetyl-transferring), homodimeric type: protein MPDAERIPSELDQLVDRDPEETAEWAASLDAVAREAGPHRAAYLMRRTLEHAGRTGLALPPLPETDYVNSIPTAAEPEFPGDEEMERRITAWNRWNAAAMVTRGSRLGVGGHIATYASAAWLYEVGFQHFFRGKESAEAPGSGDQLYLQGHASPGIYARAFLEGRLTEAHLDNFRREAGGDGLPSYPHPRRLPWLWEFPTVSMGLGPLSAIYQARFNRYLAGRGIKDTSGSHVWAFLGDGEMDEPESTAALTLAAREGLDNLTFVVNCNLQRLDGPVRANFKIVQELEAQFRAAGWNVVKTLWGSAWDELFALDTTGALVRRLREVPDAQFQTYAARDAAYVREHFFGADPALVEMAKLLTDAKITECFGVSRGGHEPRKVYAAYRAALAHRGAPTVILAQTVKGHTLGKGFESKNANHQMKKLTVDEFKDMRDLLDLPIPDRAFDDGPVPYGHPGADSPEVRYLVERRAALGGPAPARRTHPVPALPEPSERAFQALAKGSGKQELATTMALVRLVKDLMRDKETGRRWVPIVPDEARTFGMESLFPSAGIYSPKGQTYEPVDRDQLMYYKEADDGQILNEGITEAGAMADFIAAATSYATHGEPMIPLYIFYSMFGWQRTGDQLWQLADQLGRGFVVGATAGRTTLTGEGLQHADGHSHLIASTNPASLNYDPAFAYEIAVIVRDGLRRMYGPEPEDVFYYLTVYNEPKVQPAMPEGVEEGILRGLYRFREGVPAAPDSPRIQLLASGTAIHWALDAQRLLADDWGVIADVWSATSWSELRRDALSCDTAQLRGEDRVPYVTRALRGAPGPVLAVSDWMRAVPDQIAPWVEQDWSSLGTDGFGLSDTREAARRHFGVDAESVTVAALDRLARRGEVKRETVREAARRYGSA from the coding sequence ATGCCCGACGCCGAACGCATCCCCAGCGAGCTGGACCAGCTCGTCGACCGCGACCCCGAGGAGACCGCCGAGTGGGCCGCGTCCCTCGACGCCGTCGCCCGCGAGGCCGGTCCGCACCGGGCCGCGTACCTGATGCGGCGCACCCTGGAGCACGCCGGGCGCACGGGGCTCGCCCTCCCTCCGCTGCCGGAGACGGACTACGTCAACTCCATCCCCACCGCCGCCGAACCGGAGTTCCCCGGCGACGAGGAGATGGAGCGGCGGATCACCGCCTGGAACCGTTGGAACGCCGCCGCCATGGTCACCCGCGGCAGCCGGCTGGGCGTGGGCGGTCACATCGCCACCTACGCCTCGGCGGCCTGGCTGTACGAGGTCGGCTTCCAGCACTTCTTCCGGGGCAAGGAATCCGCCGAGGCCCCCGGCTCCGGCGACCAGCTCTACCTCCAGGGGCACGCCTCCCCCGGCATCTACGCCCGCGCCTTCCTGGAGGGCCGGCTGACCGAGGCCCACCTGGACAACTTCCGCCGGGAGGCCGGCGGCGACGGCCTGCCCTCCTACCCCCACCCGCGCCGGCTGCCCTGGCTGTGGGAGTTCCCGACCGTCTCCATGGGGCTGGGGCCGCTCTCCGCGATCTACCAGGCCCGCTTCAACCGCTACCTGGCCGGCCGCGGCATCAAGGACACCTCCGGCTCCCACGTGTGGGCCTTCCTCGGCGACGGCGAGATGGACGAGCCGGAGTCCACCGCCGCGCTCACCCTCGCCGCGCGCGAGGGGCTGGACAACCTGACCTTCGTCGTCAACTGCAACCTCCAGCGCCTCGACGGACCGGTCCGCGCCAACTTCAAGATCGTGCAGGAGCTGGAGGCCCAGTTCCGCGCCGCCGGCTGGAACGTCGTCAAGACGCTGTGGGGCTCGGCCTGGGACGAGCTGTTCGCCCTGGACACCACGGGCGCGCTGGTCAGGCGGCTGCGCGAGGTGCCCGACGCGCAGTTCCAGACGTACGCCGCCCGCGACGCCGCCTACGTCCGCGAGCACTTCTTCGGCGCCGACCCCGCCCTGGTCGAGATGGCGAAGCTGCTGACCGACGCGAAGATCACCGAGTGCTTCGGCGTCTCGCGCGGCGGCCACGAGCCCCGCAAGGTGTACGCCGCGTACCGGGCCGCCCTCGCGCACCGGGGCGCGCCGACCGTGATCCTCGCGCAGACCGTCAAGGGACACACCCTCGGCAAGGGCTTCGAGTCCAAGAACGCCAACCACCAGATGAAGAAGCTGACGGTCGACGAGTTCAAGGACATGCGCGACCTGCTCGACCTCCCGATCCCCGACCGCGCCTTCGACGACGGCCCGGTGCCCTACGGCCACCCGGGCGCCGACTCCCCCGAGGTCCGCTACCTCGTCGAGCGCCGCGCCGCCCTGGGCGGTCCCGCCCCGGCCCGCCGCACGCACCCCGTCCCCGCCCTGCCCGAACCCTCCGAACGCGCCTTCCAGGCCCTGGCGAAGGGCTCCGGCAAGCAGGAGCTGGCCACGACCATGGCCCTGGTGCGCCTGGTCAAGGACCTGATGCGGGACAAGGAGACGGGGAGGCGGTGGGTGCCGATCGTCCCCGACGAGGCCCGCACCTTCGGCATGGAGTCGCTGTTCCCCTCGGCCGGCATCTACTCGCCCAAGGGCCAGACGTACGAGCCGGTCGACCGCGACCAGTTGATGTACTACAAGGAGGCCGACGACGGTCAGATCCTCAACGAGGGGATCACCGAGGCCGGCGCCATGGCCGACTTCATCGCCGCCGCCACCTCCTACGCCACGCACGGCGAGCCGATGATCCCGCTCTACATCTTCTACTCGATGTTCGGCTGGCAGCGCACCGGCGACCAGTTGTGGCAGCTCGCCGACCAGCTCGGCCGCGGCTTCGTCGTCGGCGCCACCGCCGGTCGCACCACGCTCACCGGCGAGGGCCTCCAGCACGCCGACGGGCACTCCCACCTGATCGCGTCCACCAATCCGGCCTCGCTCAACTACGACCCGGCGTTCGCCTACGAGATCGCGGTGATCGTGCGCGACGGCCTGCGTCGGATGTACGGGCCCGAGCCGGAGGACGTCTTCTACTACCTGACCGTCTACAACGAGCCCAAGGTCCAGCCGGCGATGCCCGAGGGGGTCGAGGAGGGCATCCTGCGGGGCCTGTACCGCTTCCGCGAGGGCGTCCCCGCCGCGCCCGACTCCCCCCGGATCCAGTTGCTGGCCTCGGGCACCGCGATCCACTGGGCGCTGGACGCCCAGCGGCTCCTCGCCGACGACTGGGGTGTGATCGCCGACGTGTGGTCCGCCACCTCCTGGAGCGAGCTGCGCCGTGATGCCCTGTCCTGCGACACGGCGCAGCTTCGGGGCGAGGACCGGGTCCCGTACGTCACCCGCGCGCTGCGTGGCGCGCCCGGCCCGGTCCTCGCCGTCAGCGACTGGATGCGGGCGGTCCCGGACCAGATCGCCCCGTGGGTGGAGCAGGACTGGTCCTCGCTGGGCACCGACGGCTTCGGCCTGTCGGACACCCGTGAGGCGGCCCGCCGCCACTTCGGGGTGGACGCCGAGTCGGTGACGGTGGCGGCCCTGGACCGGTTGGCCCGGCGCGGCGAGGTCAAGCGGGAGACGGTGCGGGAGGCCGCGCGGCGCTACGGTTCGGCCTGA
- a CDS encoding sodium-dependent transporter produces the protein MATETSGAPPRAQWGSRTGFLLAAIGSAVGLGNIWRFPSEAYKNGGGAFMLPYLIALLTAGIPMLILEYTVGRRYRKSPPAAFRRMARPAQVIGWWQVAISFVIAAYYAVILAWAVRYVGFSLTESWGDDADAFFFGEFLRTAEQPGWISSYIGGVFWPLLAVWVVVLAILALGVRRGIERANKIFIPLLVVFFIVLVVRAVTLDGAATGLNALFSPDWDALTKGSVWVAAYGQIFFSLSVGFGIMITYASYLRRRADLTGSALVAGFANSSFEVLAGIGVFATLGFLSAGSGTPVDETVTSGIGLAFVAFPTIISNMPLGVLFGFLFFASLVIAGLTSLISIVEVVVAAVQDRTGIGRLPAVLGVGGLLAAVSVLLFPTDSGLYLLDAADHFINQYGIVLAALVAVVTVAWVLRRLPVLQKDADATSAVRLGVWWRIALGVITPLVLIWMMIDSLRAEFDENYGGYPSDFLFWAGWAVALGAVLLAVLASLLPWRGEPAGTEPKEATVGTEPDGPPGGQSNGQSDGHGPVEGRP, from the coding sequence ATGGCTACTGAAACCAGCGGCGCCCCACCTCGCGCGCAGTGGGGATCCCGCACGGGCTTCCTGCTGGCGGCGATCGGCTCGGCCGTCGGACTGGGCAACATCTGGCGCTTCCCGTCCGAGGCGTACAAGAACGGCGGCGGCGCGTTCATGTTGCCCTACCTGATCGCCCTGCTGACGGCGGGCATCCCGATGCTGATCCTCGAATACACCGTCGGCCGCCGCTACCGGAAGTCACCGCCCGCGGCGTTCCGCCGCATGGCACGTCCGGCACAGGTGATCGGCTGGTGGCAGGTGGCGATCTCGTTCGTCATCGCCGCCTACTACGCCGTCATCCTCGCCTGGGCCGTCCGCTACGTCGGCTTCTCCCTCACCGAGAGCTGGGGGGACGACGCGGACGCCTTCTTCTTCGGCGAGTTCCTGCGCACCGCCGAGCAGCCGGGGTGGATCTCCTCCTACATCGGCGGGGTCTTCTGGCCGCTGTTGGCGGTGTGGGTCGTGGTGCTGGCCATCCTGGCCCTGGGCGTGCGGCGCGGCATCGAGCGGGCGAACAAGATCTTCATCCCCCTGCTGGTGGTCTTCTTCATCGTCCTGGTGGTCCGGGCGGTCACCCTGGACGGAGCCGCCACCGGTCTGAACGCGCTCTTCTCGCCCGACTGGGACGCCCTGACCAAGGGCAGCGTCTGGGTGGCGGCCTACGGGCAGATCTTCTTCTCCCTCTCGGTCGGCTTCGGCATCATGATCACCTACGCCTCCTACCTGCGGCGCCGCGCCGACCTGACCGGTTCCGCGCTGGTCGCCGGCTTCGCCAACAGCTCCTTCGAGGTGCTGGCGGGCATCGGCGTCTTCGCCACGCTCGGCTTCCTCTCCGCCGGCAGCGGCACGCCGGTGGACGAGACCGTCACCAGCGGCATCGGGCTGGCGTTCGTCGCCTTCCCGACGATCATCTCCAACATGCCGCTGGGCGTCCTGTTCGGGTTCCTGTTCTTCGCCTCCCTGGTGATCGCCGGCCTGACCTCGCTGATCAGCATCGTGGAGGTGGTGGTCGCCGCGGTGCAGGACCGGACCGGCATCGGACGCCTCCCGGCCGTCCTGGGCGTCGGCGGGCTGCTGGCGGCGGTCTCCGTGCTGCTCTTCCCGACCGACAGCGGGCTGTACCTGCTGGACGCCGCCGACCACTTCATCAACCAGTACGGCATCGTGCTGGCGGCCCTGGTCGCGGTGGTCACCGTCGCCTGGGTGCTGCGCCGTCTGCCGGTGCTCCAGAAGGACGCGGACGCCACCTCGGCGGTCCGGCTGGGCGTGTGGTGGCGCATCGCGCTGGGCGTGATCACGCCCCTGGTGCTGATCTGGATGATGATCGACAGCCTGCGGGCGGAATTCGACGAGAACTACGGCGGCTACCCGAGCGACTTCCTGTTCTGGGCCGGTTGGGCGGTCGCCCTGGGCGCCGTGCTCCTCGCCGTCCTGGCGTCCCTGCTTCCGTGGCGCGGGGAGCCGGCGGGAACGGAACCGAAGGAGGCCACCGTGGGCACGGAGCCGGACGGGCCGCCGGGCGGGCAGTCGAACGGGCAGTCGGACGGGCACGGCCCGGTGGAAGGGAGGCCGTGA
- a CDS encoding helix-turn-helix transcriptional regulator yields the protein MRAARLIKMVLLLQTRRSMTAAELADRLEVSERTVARDALALSEAGIPVYADRGRTGGYRLVGGYRTRLTGLGRDEAEALFLSGVPTALRDMGLADAASAARLKVAAALTPELADAPHSAAQRFHLDAPAWWRPPETPDGLPAVAGAVWEDRRLAVRYRRRDGEEVERDLEPYGLVLKAGVWYLVARVTGGAGAAWDGRDPGGEHRVYRVDRLVRAEPLTERFERDEEFDLSAFWEERAAAFVRSILRETVVVRLTDEGVRALRHAVDRTVAEEALERGETHGRADADGRRLTTVTLPVESLDVAYTQLLALGPECEVLEPPALRERMARAAERAAALYR from the coding sequence ATGCGCGCTGCCCGGCTGATCAAGATGGTGCTGCTGCTCCAGACCCGGCGGTCGATGACCGCCGCCGAACTGGCGGACCGCCTGGAGGTCTCCGAACGGACCGTGGCCCGCGACGCGCTGGCACTGTCGGAGGCGGGCATCCCCGTCTACGCGGACCGGGGCCGGACGGGCGGCTACCGGCTGGTGGGCGGCTACCGGACCCGGCTGACGGGGCTGGGGCGCGACGAGGCGGAAGCGCTGTTCCTGTCCGGGGTGCCCACCGCGCTGCGGGACATGGGACTGGCGGACGCGGCCTCGGCGGCCCGGTTGAAGGTGGCGGCGGCGCTCACGCCCGAGCTGGCCGACGCCCCGCACAGCGCGGCGCAGCGGTTCCACCTGGACGCCCCCGCCTGGTGGCGGCCGCCCGAGACGCCCGACGGGCTGCCGGCGGTCGCCGGGGCGGTGTGGGAGGACCGGCGGCTGGCGGTGCGCTACCGGCGTCGGGACGGCGAGGAGGTGGAGCGGGACCTGGAGCCGTACGGCCTGGTGCTCAAGGCCGGTGTCTGGTACCTGGTCGCTCGGGTCACCGGCGGGGCCGGGGCGGCGTGGGACGGCCGGGACCCGGGCGGCGAGCACCGCGTCTACCGGGTGGACCGCCTGGTCCGCGCCGAGCCGCTGACCGAACGGTTCGAACGGGACGAGGAGTTCGACCTGTCCGCCTTCTGGGAGGAGCGCGCCGCCGCCTTCGTCCGCTCGATCCTGCGGGAGACCGTCGTGGTGCGACTGACCGACGAGGGCGTACGGGCCCTGCGGCACGCCGTCGACCGGACGGTGGCCGAGGAGGCGCTGGAGCGGGGGGAGACCCACGGGCGGGCGGACGCCGACGGGCGGCGGCTGACCACCGTCACCCTGCCCGTGGAGTCCCTGGACGTCGCCTACACCCAGCTCCTCGCCCTGGGTCCGGAGTGCGAGGTACTGGAGCCGCCCGCGCTGCGCGAGCGCATGGCGCGGGCGGCCGAGCGGGCGGCGGCGCTCTACCGGTAG
- a CDS encoding TIGR01777 family oxidoreductase has product MRIAVTGSSGLIGRALVSSLRAEGHEVLRLVRRPARSGDEVRWDPKGRYVDAAGLVGVEAVVHLAGAGVGDHRWTKAYKREIRDSRVIGTSTIAEALASLDAPPRVLVVGTGIAYYGDTGDRAVDEDAPPGTGFLADVCRDWEAAAAPAEEAGIRTVYARTGPVVARHGGAWGRLFPIVRAGLGGPLGSGRQYWSPIALHDHIAALRHLLETEGLSGPVNLTGPEPVPQREVAAAMGRVLHRPAVLPVPAPVLRLVLGELSEDVLSSQRILPRRLSESGFVFAFPRIEDAIRAALR; this is encoded by the coding sequence ATGCGCATCGCTGTCACCGGCTCGTCCGGACTCATCGGCCGCGCCCTCGTCTCCTCCCTGCGCGCGGAAGGCCACGAGGTGCTGCGCCTGGTCCGGCGCCCGGCCCGCTCCGGCGACGAGGTGCGGTGGGACCCCAAGGGGCGGTACGTGGACGCCGCCGGGCTCGTCGGCGTCGAGGCCGTGGTGCACCTGGCCGGCGCGGGCGTGGGAGACCACCGCTGGACGAAGGCGTACAAGCGGGAGATCCGGGACAGCCGGGTGATCGGCACGTCCACCATCGCCGAGGCCCTCGCCTCGCTCGACGCCCCGCCGCGCGTCCTGGTGGTCGGCACCGGCATCGCGTACTACGGCGACACCGGCGACCGGGCCGTGGACGAGGACGCGCCGCCCGGCACCGGCTTCCTCGCCGACGTCTGCCGGGACTGGGAGGCGGCCGCGGCGCCCGCCGAGGAGGCGGGCATCAGGACGGTGTACGCCCGCACCGGTCCGGTGGTGGCCCGGCACGGCGGCGCCTGGGGGCGGCTGTTCCCGATCGTCAGGGCCGGACTGGGCGGCCCGTTGGGCAGCGGCCGACAGTACTGGAGCCCCATCGCGCTGCACGACCACATCGCCGCCCTGCGGCACCTGCTGGAGACGGAGGGGCTGTCCGGGCCCGTCAACCTCACCGGCCCCGAACCGGTCCCCCAGCGGGAGGTGGCCGCCGCGATGGGACGGGTGCTGCACCGGCCCGCCGTCCTGCCCGTGCCCGCGCCGGTGCTGCGCCTGGTGCTCGGCGAACTCTCCGAGGACGTGCTGAGCAGTCAGCGGATCCTGCCCCGACGGTTGTCGGAGTCCGGGTTCGTGTTCGCCTTCCCCCGGATCGAGGACGCCATCAGGGCGGCGCTGCGCTGA
- a CDS encoding SDR family oxidoreductase codes for MSTAAVSEDPKTPRDLRGRVALVAGATRGAGRAMAVELGRAGATVYVTGRTTREHVSEVGRPTETIEGTAELVSAAGGTGIVVPTDHLEPERVRALVERIDRDHGRLDVLVNGVWGGDHLLDFDTRVWEVELEKGLRMLRLGVESHLITSHFALPLLVRRPGGLVVEVTDGTAEYNGPRYRGNLFFDLAKNAPIRAAFGLGEELREHGCTAVCLSPGFLRSEEMLDALGVTEENWRDAVAKEPHFAIAESPVYIGRAVAALACDPDVARWNGRSLDSGRLAREYGFTDADGSRPDGWRYIIEVVHGGRDASVEDYR; via the coding sequence ATGAGCACGGCAGCGGTTTCCGAGGACCCGAAGACCCCGAGGGACCTCAGGGGCAGGGTGGCCCTGGTGGCGGGGGCGACGCGGGGCGCGGGCCGGGCGATGGCCGTGGAGCTGGGCCGGGCCGGCGCCACGGTGTACGTCACCGGCCGCACCACCCGGGAGCACGTCAGCGAGGTGGGACGCCCCACCGAGACGATCGAGGGGACCGCCGAGCTGGTCTCGGCGGCCGGGGGCACCGGCATCGTCGTGCCGACCGACCACCTCGAACCGGAGCGGGTACGCGCCCTGGTGGAGCGGATCGACCGGGACCACGGGCGGCTGGACGTCCTGGTCAACGGCGTGTGGGGCGGCGACCACCTGCTCGACTTCGACACCCGGGTGTGGGAGGTCGAACTGGAGAAGGGGCTGCGGATGCTCCGGCTCGGAGTGGAGAGCCACCTGATCACCAGCCACTTCGCGCTGCCGTTGCTGGTCCGGCGGCCCGGCGGCCTGGTGGTGGAGGTCACCGACGGCACCGCCGAGTACAACGGGCCCCGGTACCGCGGCAACCTCTTCTTCGACCTCGCCAAGAACGCCCCGATCCGGGCGGCGTTCGGCCTCGGCGAGGAGCTGAGGGAGCACGGCTGCACGGCGGTGTGCCTCTCGCCGGGCTTCCTGCGCTCGGAGGAGATGCTCGACGCCCTGGGAGTGACGGAGGAGAACTGGCGCGACGCCGTCGCCAAGGAGCCGCACTTCGCCATCGCCGAGTCGCCCGTCTACATCGGTCGGGCCGTCGCGGCGCTGGCGTGCGACCCCGACGTGGCGCGCTGGAACGGCCGGTCGCTGGACAGCGGGCGGCTCGCGCGCGAGTACGGCTTCACCGACGCCGACGGCTCGCGACCGGACGGCTGGCGGTACATCATCGAGGTCGTCCACGGCGGCAGGGACGCGAGCGTCGAGGACTACCGGTAG
- a CDS encoding FAD-dependent oxidoreductase, whose product MLGSAPRPNPGTDRDTTDVVVIGAGLAGLAAARHLTTAGLRVTVLEAAEEIGGRMATEEVDGYRLDHSVRPLSADWPELSRCPGLEELVLRPFSSGVLVRAGDRTLRVVPPRAPRPLMGAEGAYAAVGALTGARRPTNVGAVGGTLGTTLGGTLDLARLRAQLARLATTSTRRLRARPELPASRAPVLRGLPPRTVEGVLRPLLGALLCDPELTTSSRVGDLALRGFARGGLCLPRGGASALPRALAAGLPAGTVHTGVRVTSVAVNAVVTRELGTLRCRAVLIATGARDAAELLPGLRVPGFHPVTVLHHAVEDAAADAVPATGPALVLDAGRSGPVAYSTVASAVDPSRARPGRALVTSVVLGPAAARPPAGLERTARAQLARLYGVPTGRWRLLAARHDPWAVPAAPPPHDPRRSVRVLYGLYVCGDHRDFPDAQGALRSARRAAEAIRRDFGIRTCPQGPPLSAAA is encoded by the coding sequence ATGCTCGGCAGCGCGCCCCGTCCGAACCCCGGCACCGACCGGGACACCACCGACGTCGTCGTCATCGGCGCGGGCCTGGCGGGCCTGGCCGCCGCACGACACCTGACCACGGCCGGGCTGCGGGTCACCGTCCTGGAGGCCGCCGAGGAGATCGGGGGCCGAATGGCCACCGAGGAGGTGGACGGCTACCGGCTGGACCACTCCGTGCGCCCGCTGTCGGCCGACTGGCCGGAGCTGAGTCGCTGCCCCGGCCTGGAGGAACTGGTGCTGCGCCCCTTCTCCTCGGGGGTGCTGGTCCGCGCCGGGGACCGGACCCTGCGCGTCGTCCCGCCCCGCGCCCCCCGGCCCCTCATGGGCGCCGAGGGCGCGTACGCGGCGGTCGGCGCCCTGACCGGCGCCCGACGTCCGACGAACGTCGGCGCCGTGGGCGGCACGTTGGGCACCACCCTGGGCGGAACGCTGGACCTGGCCCGACTGCGCGCCCAACTCGCCCGGCTCGCCACGACCTCCACCCGGCGGCTGCGGGCCCGCCCCGAGCTGCCCGCCTCCCGGGCTCCGGTCCTCCGCGGGCTGCCGCCCCGCACCGTCGAGGGCGTGCTGCGGCCCCTGCTGGGCGCGCTGCTGTGCGACCCGGAGCTGACGACCTCCAGCCGCGTCGGCGACCTGGCGCTGCGCGGCTTCGCCCGCGGCGGACTGTGCCTGCCCCGGGGCGGCGCCTCGGCACTGCCCCGGGCCCTGGCGGCCGGACTGCCGGCCGGCACCGTCCACACCGGCGTGCGGGTGACCTCCGTGGCCGTCAACGCGGTCGTCACGCGTGAGCTGGGCACCCTGCGCTGCCGCGCGGTGCTCATCGCCACCGGGGCGCGCGACGCGGCGGAGCTGCTGCCGGGGCTGCGGGTTCCGGGCTTCCACCCCGTCACCGTGCTGCACCACGCGGTGGAGGACGCGGCGGCGGACGCGGTGCCCGCGACCGGCCCGGCGCTGGTGCTGGACGCCGGACGGAGCGGCCCGGTCGCGTACTCCACCGTCGCCAGCGCCGTCGACCCCTCCCGCGCCCGTCCGGGCCGGGCGTTGGTCACCTCGGTGGTGCTCGGTCCCGCCGCGGCGCGGCCCCCCGCCGGGCTGGAGCGGACGGCCCGCGCCCAACTGGCCCGGTTGTACGGCGTCCCGACCGGCCGCTGGCGGCTGCTGGCCGCCCGGCACGACCCGTGGGCCGTTCCCGCCGCGCCCCCTCCGCACGACCCACGGCGCTCCGTCCGGGTGCTGTACGGGCTGTACGTCTGCGGCGACCACCGCGACTTCCCCGACGCCCAGGGCGCCCTGCGCTCGGCCCGCCGTGCCGCGGAGGCGATCCGCCGCGACTTCGGCATCCGGACGTGTCCACAGGGCCCGCCGCTGTCCGCCGCCGCGTGA
- a CDS encoding DUF4240 domain-containing protein: MHEAEFWELVDGTREASGGDPEDHADLLAEQLSALDPETVVDFAHHFETRVNRAWRWDLWGAAWVLLDGASDDAFDSFRCWLVGRGRKVFEGALHDPESLADLLEDFDPETDGEGADLGCAPYEAYERLTGTELPDPGVPEPPPEPEGTPPPFEDDRALAARYPRLWERFGEPGRE; this comes from the coding sequence ATGCACGAGGCGGAGTTCTGGGAGCTGGTCGACGGCACCCGCGAGGCGTCCGGAGGCGACCCGGAGGACCACGCCGACCTGCTCGCCGAGCAGCTGTCGGCGCTCGACCCGGAGACGGTCGTGGACTTCGCCCACCACTTCGAGACCCGGGTGAACCGGGCCTGGCGCTGGGACCTGTGGGGCGCGGCCTGGGTGCTGCTGGACGGGGCGAGCGACGACGCCTTCGACTCCTTCCGCTGCTGGCTCGTCGGCCGGGGCCGGAAGGTGTTCGAGGGCGCCCTCCACGACCCGGAGTCGCTCGCCGACCTGCTGGAGGACTTCGACCCGGAGACCGACGGCGAGGGCGCGGACCTGGGCTGCGCCCCGTACGAGGCGTACGAGCGGCTCACCGGCACGGAGCTGCCCGACCCCGGCGTGCCCGAGCCGCCCCCGGAGCCGGAGGGCACCCCGCCGCCCTTCGAGGACGACCGCGCCCTGGCGGCCCGCTACCCCCGGCTGTGGGAGCGGTTCGGGGAGCCGGGGAGGGAGTGA
- a CDS encoding methionine/alanine import family NSS transporter small subunit: protein MSAGAVVMMIVAMLVVWGGLLAAILKLRGHPDE from the coding sequence ATGTCGGCTGGAGCCGTCGTGATGATGATCGTCGCCATGCTGGTGGTGTGGGGCGGACTGCTGGCCGCCATCCTCAAGCTCCGCGGCCACCCGGACGAGTAG
- a CDS encoding GNAT family N-acetyltransferase, with amino-acid sequence MSTPSRPARREPPVIRPALVEDGDALGELDRRVWSPVHAVTARPQPPYAPFFDSVDRPREFLVAELGGVLVGYVKVARPTALVCNAHVRRIQGLAVDGRARGRGVGRALLRAAMDEARRQGAARITLRVLGHNAPARALYESEGFVVEGVLPGEFLLETGYADDVLMGRPLGPEGDAPRGTGSAG; translated from the coding sequence ATGTCGACGCCCTCGCGCCCCGCACGCCGCGAACCCCCCGTCATACGGCCCGCGCTCGTCGAGGACGGCGACGCGCTGGGAGAGCTGGACCGGCGGGTCTGGTCGCCGGTGCACGCGGTCACCGCCCGACCGCAGCCGCCCTACGCCCCGTTCTTCGACTCCGTCGACCGCCCCCGGGAGTTCCTCGTCGCCGAACTGGGCGGCGTGCTCGTCGGCTACGTCAAGGTGGCCCGGCCCACCGCACTGGTCTGCAACGCCCACGTCCGCCGGATCCAGGGACTGGCGGTGGACGGCCGGGCGCGCGGCAGGGGAGTGGGACGGGCGCTGCTGCGGGCGGCGATGGACGAGGCGCGGCGGCAGGGCGCCGCACGGATCACCCTGCGGGTGCTGGGCCACAACGCGCCGGCGCGGGCGCTGTACGAGTCCGAGGGGTTCGTGGTGGAGGGCGTGCTGCCCGGCGAGTTCCTGCTGGAGACCGGTTACGCGGACGACGTGCTGATGGGACGCCCGCTGGGCCCCGAGGGGGACGCGCCCCGAGGCACCGGGAGCGCCGGGTGA